The following coding sequences lie in one bacterium genomic window:
- a CDS encoding Lrp/AsnC family transcriptional regulator: MLDPVDVQIIDLLGNNGRMPILSIAKKLDLPNSTVRKRIKKLEDTGIIQFSCEVNLKKFPQVLIMFVGIEASKKYRSQLEEIYKIPNILHVSGSTGRYDYIAMFAATSRDMVIDVIGNNLHNIRGISRTESFLLLKDIGIFIKSDKFAKLFITSNGHDGEKPTSETAKKK, encoded by the coding sequence ATGCTCGATCCCGTCGATGTGCAAATCATTGATCTCCTGGGCAATAACGGCAGAATGCCGATACTTTCCATTGCGAAAAAACTCGATCTTCCCAATTCGACGGTCAGGAAAAGAATAAAGAAGCTCGAGGACACCGGGATTATCCAGTTTTCCTGCGAAGTGAACCTGAAAAAGTTCCCCCAGGTTCTCATCATGTTTGTCGGTATCGAGGCATCGAAAAAATACAGGAGCCAGCTCGAAGAAATCTATAAGATTCCCAATATACTGCATGTATCCGGCTCGACGGGGAGATACGATTACATCGCCATGTTTGCCGCCACATCGCGGGACATGGTCATCGATGTCATCGGCAACAACCTGCACAACATACGGGGGATATCTCGTACCGAGTCGTTTCTGCTCCTCAAAGATATCGGTATTTTTATCAAATCGGACAAATTCGCCAAGCTTTTTATAACTTCAAACGGGCATGATGGGGAAAAACCAACATCGGAGACCGCCAAAAAAAAGTAA
- a CDS encoding sigma-54 dependent transcriptional regulator — translation MNTKLGKILIIDDDKDVLLAARLLLKQHAELVHTESKPESIPTLLKNENYDIILLDMNFTADASSGQEGFHWLNRIYEIDPSVVVILVTAYGDVEMAVRAIKEGATDFVLKPWQNEKLIATLTSAMKLRMTRTQVNSLRSRQKQLSADLDKQFNNFIGDSPRMEEVFATIKKVAGTDANILILGENGTGKELVARELHRQSHRADEVFISVDMGAISETLFESELFGHVKGAFTDAKEDRAGRFEIASGGTLFLDEIGNLPLPLQAKILTVIENQQVTRVGANKVQPINVRLICATNLDIHSMVKDQKFRQDLLYRINTVEIILPPLRDRVEDIPLLLEHFLGIYSKKYKKPPKRLSAATIEKLKKYHWPGNVRELQHAIERALIMSDSQVLQPSDFLFSGQESKENGLAIDSYNIEDAEKILIRKSITKYCGNISKAAHELGLSRASLYRRLEKYGL, via the coding sequence ATGAATACGAAACTCGGTAAAATCCTCATTATCGACGACGACAAGGATGTGCTCCTCGCGGCTCGCCTGCTCCTCAAGCAGCACGCCGAGCTCGTACATACCGAATCGAAACCCGAATCGATTCCGACACTGCTCAAAAACGAGAATTACGATATCATTCTCCTCGACATGAATTTCACCGCCGATGCATCGAGCGGACAGGAAGGATTTCACTGGCTCAACAGGATTTATGAGATCGATCCTTCGGTCGTTGTTATCCTCGTTACCGCTTATGGAGATGTGGAGATGGCGGTCCGTGCAATCAAGGAAGGAGCCACAGATTTCGTGCTCAAACCGTGGCAGAACGAGAAGCTCATCGCCACCCTCACCTCAGCCATGAAACTCCGCATGACGAGAACCCAGGTGAACAGTCTACGGTCACGGCAGAAACAGCTCAGCGCCGACCTCGACAAACAGTTCAACAACTTCATCGGCGATTCTCCGCGCATGGAGGAGGTTTTCGCCACCATCAAAAAAGTCGCAGGCACCGATGCCAACATTCTTATCCTCGGCGAGAACGGCACCGGAAAGGAGCTCGTCGCCCGCGAACTTCACCGCCAGTCGCACCGTGCCGACGAGGTCTTCATCAGCGTCGATATGGGCGCCATCAGCGAGACTCTGTTCGAAAGCGAGCTTTTCGGCCACGTGAAGGGTGCGTTCACCGATGCAAAGGAAGATCGCGCGGGACGGTTCGAGATCGCTTCGGGCGGGACGCTTTTCCTCGATGAAATCGGGAACCTGCCGCTGCCGCTCCAGGCAAAAATTCTGACGGTTATCGAGAACCAGCAGGTGACCCGTGTCGGCGCCAACAAGGTGCAGCCCATCAATGTCCGTCTTATCTGCGCAACAAACCTCGATATTCATTCCATGGTGAAGGACCAGAAGTTCCGCCAGGACCTCCTGTACCGTATCAACACGGTGGAAATCATACTGCCACCGCTCCGTGACCGCGTGGAGGATATTCCCCTGCTTCTCGAGCATTTCCTTGGTATCTACTCTAAAAAATACAAAAAACCGCCCAAACGCCTGAGCGCGGCGACCATCGAAAAGCTGAAAAAGTACCACTGGCCCGGGAATGTCAGGGAGCTTCAGCATGCCATCGAACGGGCGCTTATTATGAGCGATTCACAGGTTCTTCAACCGTCCGATTTCCTGTTCTCCGGCCAGGAATCGAAAGAAAACGGCCTCGCCATCGACAGTTACAATATCGAGGACGCGGAAAAGATTCTCATACGGAAATCCATTACTAAATACTGCGGGAACATCAGTAAAGCCGCCCATGAACTGGGATTGTCACGGGCTTCCCTCTATCGCCGGCTGGAAAAATATGGCCTATAA
- a CDS encoding ATP-binding protein, with protein MNWDCHGLPSIAGWKNMAYNSFRIQIFCRVILLGVSLVFCAFLIIHTALYVTFALTGLLILFELFALLKFIEKSNRNLVRFLESIRYSDFSQAFPVSGDPSLDRLHAEFNRVMEEFHRARSEKEESFRYLETVVQHVGIGLLSFQPDGTVELMNNAAKRLLRVSHLKSVSSLASFSQELVDTLLTLKPGERKLVKITDNDEILHLAVYATGFMLREKNYTLVSIHNIQSELEEQEMKSWQNLIRVLTHEIMNSVTPIASLASTVNALLRDAGKIPLSELDPQTVSETAEDIKSAVETIQKRSEGLLHFVENYRNLTRIPKPDYRIFPVSGLFARVKQLMETRIGGKDISFTVAVAPETLELTADLELIEQVLINLLLNAIDAVGDRPESRIELRGSIDDRDRVIIQVSDNGPGIVGDVIDRIFIPFFTTKQNGSGIGLSLSRQIMRLHGGSIGVRSEPDIRTVFTLRF; from the coding sequence ATGAACTGGGATTGTCACGGGCTTCCCTCTATCGCCGGCTGGAAAAATATGGCCTATAACAGCTTCAGGATTCAAATTTTCTGCCGTGTCATACTCCTCGGTGTGTCCCTCGTATTCTGTGCATTTCTCATCATTCACACCGCCCTGTATGTGACGTTTGCCCTTACCGGGCTTCTCATACTGTTCGAGCTTTTTGCTCTGCTGAAATTCATCGAAAAATCAAACAGGAATCTCGTACGTTTTCTCGAATCCATCAGATACTCTGATTTCTCGCAGGCGTTCCCCGTATCCGGCGACCCCTCGCTCGACAGGCTTCATGCCGAATTCAACAGGGTCATGGAGGAGTTTCACCGCGCACGCTCGGAAAAAGAGGAATCGTTCCGGTATCTCGAGACAGTTGTCCAGCATGTTGGTATCGGGCTCTTATCGTTTCAGCCGGATGGCACGGTCGAACTCATGAATAACGCCGCGAAACGGCTGCTGCGGGTGTCTCACCTGAAATCGGTTTCATCGCTGGCCTCTTTTTCGCAGGAGCTCGTGGATACCCTGCTCACGCTGAAACCAGGGGAGCGAAAACTCGTAAAGATCACCGATAACGACGAGATTCTCCACCTTGCCGTGTACGCCACCGGATTCATGCTCCGTGAAAAAAACTATACCCTCGTCTCGATCCACAATATTCAGAGCGAACTCGAAGAACAGGAAATGAAATCATGGCAGAACCTCATACGGGTGCTCACCCATGAAATCATGAATTCGGTGACTCCCATCGCCTCGCTTGCATCCACGGTCAACGCGCTTCTCCGCGATGCGGGAAAAATCCCGCTCAGCGAACTGGACCCGCAGACTGTCTCCGAGACCGCCGAGGACATCAAGAGCGCGGTGGAAACAATCCAGAAACGGAGCGAGGGACTGCTTCACTTCGTCGAAAACTACCGTAACCTCACCCGTATCCCGAAACCCGATTACCGGATATTCCCCGTATCAGGCCTTTTTGCCCGTGTGAAACAGCTCATGGAGACCCGCATCGGGGGAAAGGACATCTCGTTTACGGTCGCAGTCGCCCCGGAAACCCTCGAGCTGACAGCCGACCTCGAGCTCATCGAGCAGGTGCTCATCAACCTGCTCCTGAACGCCATTGACGCTGTGGGAGATCGCCCGGAATCCCGCATCGAGCTGCGGGGAAGCATCGATGATCGCGACAGAGTCATCATTCAGGTATCCGATAACGGCCCCGGAATTGTCGGCGATGTTATCGACAGGATATTCATCCCGTTCTTTACCACGAAACAGAACGGCTCCGGCATAGGGCTCAGCCTGTCACGCCAGATCATGCGGCTTCACGGCGGCTCGATCGGTGTTCGCTCGGAACCGGATATCCGGACGGTATTCACGCTGAGATTCTGA